In Helianthus annuus cultivar XRQ/B chromosome 9, HanXRQr2.0-SUNRISE, whole genome shotgun sequence, the following are encoded in one genomic region:
- the LOC110925343 gene encoding protein FAR1-RELATED SEQUENCE 2-like, translating to MDMVFTSLDNCYSMYVKYAKECGFSFRKGTTKTNSKGVLHIKYYLCTRSGLYKDKKAGSWKVYKFVEEHNHDLVERPDKHFLPTERHLTQLQKHVIHSMSKLNLGPVKAFNVMKTCFGGFEDAGASKVEFKNYKRKINLYAMVFVPFTGIDNHHCNVTFGAALLASETADTYIWLLRVFIKAVGSQPKVVITDQDPAMKKAISAVLVDTRHRLCMWHVMHKHSLKVGVRLCNSTNFKERICGVVWTDILTPEEFESEWEAVIEEFNLANNDWLSDIFALRESWIPAY from the exons ATGGACATGGTATTCACAAGCCTCGATAATTGTTATTCAATGTATGTTAAGTATGCCAAGGAGTGTGGGTTTTCATTCAGGAAAGGGACTACAAAGACAAACTCTAAAGGTGTGTTACATATTAAGTATTACTTGTGTACGAGATCTGGGTTATATAAGGACAAGAAG GCTGGATCATGGAAGGTGTATAAGTTTGTCGAGGAGCACAACCATGATCTTGTAGAACGTCCTGATAAGCATTTTCTTCCAACTGAACGACACCTCACTCAGCTCCAGAAGCATGTTATACACAGCATGTCTAAGTTGAATTTGGGTCCCGTCAAggcgtttaatgttatgaagactTGTTTTGGCGGTTTTGAAGACGCGGGTGCAAGTAAAGTTGAATTTAAGAACTACAAGAGGAAAATTAACTT ATACGCTATGGTGTTTGTACCATTCACTGGTATAGACAATCATCACTGCAATGTTACATTTGGTGCTGCATTATTAGCGTCGGAAACTGCTGATACGTATATTTGGTTGTTGAGAGTTTTTATAAAAGCTGTTGGTTCTCAACCAAAAGTTGTTATCACTGACCAAGATCCAGCAATGAAGAAGGCTATTTCTGCTGTATTGGTTGACACGAGGCATCGGTTATGCATGTGGCATGTGATGCATAAACATTCTCTGAAG GTTGGTGTTAGGCTATGCAATTCCACCAATTTCAAAGAACGTATTTGTGGTGTTGTGTGGACGGATATTCTCACACCTGAAGAGTTTGAATCAGAATGGGAAGCGGTTATCGAAGAGTTCAATTTAGCAAATAATGACTGGCTATCTGATATTTTTGCACTTAGGGAATCTTGGATCCCTGCATACTAA
- the LOC110925344 gene encoding uncharacterized protein LOC110925344, whose product MEEMSGLMQTTSRSESENHFFGQVCNSKATLVEFMAHYEIAIEAQRHTHRKNDHESRYKRPHLKSNYQLLEGQATDIYTKSIFCDVQAELIGIADCINQRYEDQPDRQTFSTWRYRDIVFDVFSDILRIMDIRKFPKQYILNRWHQEASPNCSPEYSISREYMTEFDPDVQSMMRDIIFSTEYSLNHLSGNKEELSLYNDHVQTYMKKVQDMQIVAPPASTRDRFAEKTGQYKNDKNPISVPVGYKTKGSGSRKCLKSKQEIAIEKKKSRSKPGAKERQCQNCKGYGHYASTCKQAVIKRRSTRSSRASEE is encoded by the exons ATGGAAGAGATGTCGGGTCTTATGCAAACGACATCGAGGTCGGAGAGTGAGAATCATTTTTTTGGTCAAGTGTGCAATTCGAAAGCTACTCTTGTTGAGTTCATGGCTCATTACGAAATTGCAATAGAAGCACAACGTCACACGCACCGGAAAAATGATCATGAATCTCGATACAAACGACCCCACTTGAAGAGCAATTACCAATTGTTGGAAGGCCAAGCTACTGACATATACACAAAAAGTATTTTTTGTGACGTTCAAGCTGAGCTCATTGGAATTGCAGATTGCATAAATCAACGTTACGAAGATCAGCCCGAtag acaAACATTCTCTACATGGCGTTATAGAGATATTGTTTTTGACGTTTTTTCAG ACATATTGAGAATTATGGACATTAGGaaatttccaaaacaatacattTTGAATAGATGGCACCAAGAGGCTTCCCCAAACTGCTCTCCTGAATACTCAATTAGTCGTGAATATATGACCGAGTTTGATCCCGATGTGCAAAGTATGATGCGAGATATTATTTTTTCAACGGAATATAGTTTGAACCATTTATCTGGTAATAAAGAGGAGCTATCTTTATACAACGATCATGTTCAAACTTATATGAAGAAGGTTCAAGATATGCAGATTGTTGCTCCTCCCGCTAGTACTAGGGATAGATTTGCCGAGAAAACCGGTCAATATAAAAACGACAAGAATCCGATAAGTGTCCCTGTTGGGTATAAAACCAAAGGTTCTGGTTCTCGGAAGTGCCTGAAATCTAAACAGGAGATAGCAATCGAGAAAAAGAAATCAAGATCGAAACCTGGGGCCAAAGAAAGACAGTGTCAGAACTGCAAAGGCTATGGACACTACGCATCGACATGCAAACAGGCCGTAATTAAAAGAAGATCGACAAGGTCTTCGAGAGCCAGTGAagagtag